A genomic region of Sideroxydans sp. CL21 contains the following coding sequences:
- the acnA gene encoding aconitate hydratase AcnA translates to MSHNLFDTRKTFNLSGNKQSILYSLPALEAAGVGKISRLPVSIRIVLESVLRNCDGKKVTEAHVRQLANWKPNAARTDEIPFVVARIVLQDFTGVPLLADLAAMRDAAAKIGKNPKIIEPLVPVNLVVDHSVQIDYFNQPDALKLNMEMEFERNTERYRFMKWGMQAFDTFKVVPPGIGIVHQVNLEYLARGVVQKDGVTYPDTLVGTDSHTTMINGIGVVGWGVGGIEAEAGMLGQPVYFLTPDVVGVHLKGKLREGVTATDLVLTVTELLRKQKVVGKFVEFFGEGTSALTLPDRATIANMAPEYGATMGFFPVDVVTVNFMRSTGRTDEEVAAFEAYFKAQGLFGVPKDGSIDYSGVVELDLDSIEPSLAGPKRPQDRITLSKMKESFNTLYSKPIAENGFNQPADKLAKRFATGKDNTNIGNGDVMIAAITSCTNTSNPGVLLAAGLLAKKAVAKGLTVAPHIKTSLAPGSRVVTEYLTNAGLLQSLEKLGFSVAAYGCTTCIGNAGPLREDIDKTITDNGLICAAVLSGNRNFEARIHPNLKANFLASPPLVVAYAIAGKMNINLDTEPLGTGKDGQPVFLKDIWPNSAEIQTVMKFAADPAVYRKLYSDLTKDLPLWNAIKAPTGERYQWDDSTYIARPPFFDAAVPKVGDIRGAKALALMGDSVTTDHISPAGSFKPTTPAGKYLQEHHVAVKDFNSYGSRRGNHEVMMRGTFANVRIKNLMLPPNADGSRVEGGYTLYKGEQVAIYDAAMKHIADGTPTVIFAGEEYGTGSSRDWAAKGTQLLGVKAVIAKSYERIHRSNLVGMGVLPLQFKSSDSVASLHLTGDETFDLVGISDNMKPQQDVTLTITRKDGSKQSVALLLRIDTPIEVDYYRAGGILPYVLKELVSR, encoded by the coding sequence ATGTCCCACAATCTGTTCGATACCCGCAAGACTTTCAACCTCTCCGGCAACAAGCAATCAATACTGTATTCCTTGCCCGCACTGGAAGCTGCAGGCGTAGGTAAAATTTCGCGCCTGCCGGTCTCTATCCGCATTGTGCTGGAATCGGTGCTGCGCAATTGCGACGGCAAGAAGGTGACGGAAGCACATGTGCGACAACTGGCGAACTGGAAACCGAATGCGGCACGCACCGACGAGATACCCTTTGTGGTTGCGCGCATCGTGTTGCAGGACTTCACAGGTGTACCGCTGCTGGCCGACCTCGCTGCAATGCGCGATGCCGCCGCCAAGATAGGCAAGAATCCCAAGATCATCGAGCCGCTCGTTCCCGTAAATCTGGTCGTTGACCACTCGGTGCAGATCGACTACTTCAACCAGCCCGATGCCCTGAAGCTGAACATGGAGATGGAATTCGAGCGCAACACCGAGCGCTACCGCTTCATGAAATGGGGCATGCAGGCATTCGATACCTTCAAGGTCGTGCCACCCGGCATCGGCATCGTGCACCAGGTCAACCTGGAATATCTGGCGCGCGGTGTGGTGCAAAAGGACGGCGTGACTTATCCCGATACACTGGTGGGCACCGACAGCCACACCACCATGATCAACGGCATCGGCGTAGTCGGCTGGGGCGTGGGTGGCATTGAGGCGGAAGCAGGCATGCTGGGCCAGCCCGTGTATTTCCTGACACCGGATGTCGTCGGCGTACACCTGAAAGGCAAGCTGCGCGAAGGCGTCACCGCGACCGACCTGGTGCTGACCGTCACCGAACTGCTGCGCAAACAAAAAGTGGTGGGCAAATTCGTCGAGTTCTTCGGTGAAGGTACTTCCGCCCTCACCCTGCCCGACCGCGCCACCATCGCCAACATGGCCCCCGAATACGGCGCCACCATGGGCTTCTTCCCGGTGGATGTAGTCACCGTCAATTTCATGCGCAGCACCGGACGTACCGATGAGGAAGTCGCTGCCTTCGAAGCTTACTTCAAGGCGCAAGGCTTGTTCGGCGTGCCCAAGGACGGCAGCATCGATTACAGCGGCGTGGTGGAACTGGACCTGGACAGCATCGAGCCTTCGCTGGCCGGTCCGAAGCGTCCGCAAGATCGCATCACCCTGTCCAAGATGAAGGAGTCGTTCAATACCCTGTACAGCAAGCCCATCGCCGAGAACGGCTTCAACCAGCCCGCCGACAAACTGGCCAAACGTTTCGCCACCGGCAAGGACAACACCAATATCGGCAACGGCGATGTGATGATCGCCGCCATCACCAGCTGCACCAATACCTCCAACCCAGGCGTGCTGCTGGCGGCGGGTTTGCTGGCCAAGAAGGCGGTCGCGAAAGGATTGACCGTTGCACCGCACATCAAGACTTCGCTGGCTCCCGGATCTCGCGTGGTCACGGAATACCTGACCAACGCGGGCCTGTTGCAATCCCTGGAAAAACTGGGCTTCAGCGTGGCCGCATACGGCTGCACGACCTGTATCGGCAATGCCGGCCCTTTGCGCGAAGACATCGACAAGACTATTACCGACAACGGCCTGATCTGCGCGGCAGTGCTTTCCGGCAACCGCAACTTCGAGGCACGCATCCACCCGAACCTGAAAGCCAACTTCCTCGCCTCTCCCCCGTTGGTGGTGGCCTACGCAATCGCGGGCAAGATGAACATCAACCTCGATACTGAGCCGCTGGGTACAGGCAAAGACGGCCAGCCCGTCTTCCTGAAGGACATCTGGCCGAACAGCGCTGAGATACAGACCGTGATGAAATTCGCTGCCGATCCGGCAGTCTATCGCAAGCTGTATTCCGACCTGACCAAGGATCTGCCGTTGTGGAACGCCATCAAGGCGCCCACCGGCGAACGCTATCAGTGGGATGACTCCACCTACATCGCGCGTCCGCCGTTCTTCGATGCCGCCGTGCCCAAGGTCGGCGACATCAGGGGCGCGAAGGCACTGGCACTCATGGGCGATTCGGTAACCACCGACCACATCAGCCCGGCCGGCAGCTTCAAGCCCACCACACCCGCAGGCAAGTATTTGCAAGAACATCACGTGGCTGTTAAGGACTTCAACAGCTACGGCTCGCGCCGCGGCAACCACGAAGTGATGATGCGCGGCACGTTCGCCAACGTGCGCATCAAGAACCTGATGCTGCCGCCGAATGCGGACGGTAGCCGCGTCGAAGGCGGCTACACCCTGTACAAGGGCGAGCAAGTGGCGATCTATGACGCCGCGATGAAACACATCGCCGACGGCACACCGACGGTGATTTTTGCGGGCGAGGAATACGGCACAGGCTCAAGCCGTGACTGGGCAGCAAAAGGCACACAGCTGCTGGGCGTGAAGGCCGTCATCGCCAAGAGCTACGAACGCATCCACCGCAGCAACCTGGTGGGCATGGGCGTCTTGCCCTTGCAGTTCAAAAGCAGCGACAGCGTCGCGAGTTTGCATCTGACCGGGGACGAGACCTTCGATCTGGTTGGCATCAGCGACAACATGAAGCCGCAACAGGATGTAACCCTCACGATCACGCGCAAGGATGGCAGCAAGCAAAGCGTCGCGCTCCTCCTTCGCATCGACACCCCGATCGAAGTGGACTACTACCGTGCGGGCGGCATCCTGCCGTATGTATTGAAGGAGTTGGTAAGCCGGTAA
- a CDS encoding putative sulfate exporter family transporter — protein MHNESHGFFRQLPRAIPGLALIIITMVVIRLWIEPWMAHTKILGMEKPLTDAFHLNYILLGILCGLLYRNVIFGGKMPEIFVDGFKLSRLMIKTGIIMLGSLYTFSAIVQLGSMAIFLIGGFVIMTIIMVLWLGKLFGLDRSMTAVLANALSICGVSAAVATSPAVEAKASHVAYAIATILGFGILTMFISPFIGHELGLTDLQYGAWIGTGILNSGQVLAAALAFNPNVAPGTAVSIAEIWNIMRVISIPFAVFAVTIWYWAGKEESDSSGKKKSLGTLLVEKFPVFVIGFMVMVFFTSMGAFGDVGIKGGPPASETIKTLRLVMQWIFGFGLVGLGGFIDFKELRQAGGTPLKLGLIVGTTKYVLALAVVYLIKDYLVSI, from the coding sequence ATGCATAATGAATCGCATGGTTTTTTTCGTCAGCTTCCCCGCGCTATTCCCGGTCTGGCCTTGATAATCATCACCATGGTGGTGATACGCCTATGGATCGAACCATGGATGGCACATACCAAGATTCTTGGGATGGAAAAGCCGCTAACCGATGCTTTCCACCTCAACTATATTCTGCTTGGCATTCTCTGCGGCCTGCTTTATCGCAATGTGATTTTCGGCGGGAAAATGCCGGAAATTTTTGTTGACGGTTTCAAGCTGTCCCGTCTCATGATCAAAACCGGCATCATCATGCTGGGTTCTCTCTATACCTTCTCGGCCATTGTCCAGTTGGGTTCGATGGCGATCTTCCTGATTGGCGGATTCGTCATCATGACCATCATCATGGTGTTGTGGCTGGGCAAGTTGTTCGGGTTGGACCGTTCCATGACTGCTGTACTGGCCAACGCCCTGAGCATCTGCGGCGTTAGTGCAGCCGTGGCCACCTCACCTGCAGTCGAGGCCAAGGCAAGTCACGTTGCCTATGCCATCGCGACCATACTGGGCTTCGGTATCCTCACCATGTTCATCAGCCCGTTCATCGGTCATGAACTCGGCCTGACCGACCTGCAGTACGGTGCATGGATCGGAACCGGCATACTCAACTCCGGCCAGGTACTGGCTGCAGCTCTCGCTTTCAATCCCAACGTGGCACCGGGTACTGCAGTATCGATCGCCGAGATATGGAACATCATGCGCGTGATTTCCATTCCCTTCGCAGTATTCGCAGTAACGATCTGGTATTGGGCTGGGAAGGAAGAATCTGACAGCTCGGGAAAGAAAAAAAGCCTGGGCACGCTGCTGGTCGAAAAATTCCCGGTGTTTGTCATCGGTTTCATGGTCATGGTGTTCTTTACCAGCATGGGCGCCTTTGGCGATGTCGGCATCAAGGGCGGGCCTCCCGCCTCGGAAACGATCAAGACATTGCGCCTCGTGATGCAATGGATCTTCGGCTTTGGCCTGGTTGGTCTGGGCGGATTCATCGATTTCAAGGAACTGCGCCAGGCAGGCGGCACGCCACTCAAACTGGGCCTGATCGTAGGCACCACCAAATATGTTCTGGCGCTGGCCGTCGTGTATCTGATCAAGGATTATCTGGTATCAATCTAA
- a CDS encoding universal stress protein, whose product MDIKNIVVAIDGSDASQEALNHAIDLARQNRTCLTGLFIIDTQWADFIGNDWQSSKGARQGFLDYIRKEQEEQAEAAHMQFEKATQGMAQTSFSVHAGDPTEVLLAQASSEDTGILIAGRCVFQVSGRPSLKSLASTLEKKASRPLLLFP is encoded by the coding sequence ATGGACATCAAAAATATTGTTGTAGCGATAGATGGTTCGGATGCATCGCAAGAGGCATTGAACCATGCCATCGATCTGGCCCGTCAGAACCGTACATGCCTGACGGGCCTCTTCATCATCGATACCCAATGGGCTGATTTTATCGGCAACGACTGGCAGTCATCCAAAGGGGCGAGACAAGGTTTCCTCGACTATATCCGCAAGGAACAGGAAGAACAGGCCGAAGCGGCGCACATGCAATTTGAAAAAGCCACACAAGGAATGGCACAAACCTCATTCTCGGTTCATGCGGGCGATCCCACAGAAGTCCTTTTGGCGCAGGCCTCGTCCGAGGATACCGGGATTTTGATCGCAGGCCGGTGTGTCTTTCAAGTGAGCGGCAGGCCCAGTCTGAAATCCCTCGCTTCAACCTTGGAAAAGAAGGCATCCCGCCCCCTGCTCCTGTTTCCCTAA
- a CDS encoding diguanylate cyclase encodes MVEKKIVPSDSGNKGNPHLHNDTAHLAFHDSLTGLPNRDLFVERMNRELARVRRYESSFALIVLDLDGFEAVNDINGHDAGDRVLCDVADHLASTVRDVDTVARTGGDEFAILLDGIKSKKEAEFVALKIIKSMSGPIKLGNGTHIKIGASAGVVLSPQDGYLAEQLMLRADQAMNVAKNNGKGLIGFGRNMQAPSKRMNQPFPASPSGNQNLGISILDEQHKAMSNFIQGIIESLKNGDHSTKLLKRVDLLVELCRIHFKTEEDMMQLYDLECLDEHRAEHQVQLKNLRLIFGNLNFNEKELAKLTHEVNEWLSEHIRERDAELAAQLISKGVS; translated from the coding sequence ATGGTTGAAAAAAAAATTGTACCCAGTGATTCAGGAAACAAAGGTAACCCACACCTGCACAATGACACTGCGCATCTTGCTTTTCATGACTCGCTAACCGGACTCCCCAATCGTGATTTGTTTGTTGAACGGATGAATCGTGAACTGGCTCGTGTTCGCCGTTACGAGAGCAGCTTTGCGTTGATCGTGCTTGATCTGGATGGGTTCGAGGCTGTGAATGACATCAATGGTCACGATGCTGGTGATCGGGTGTTATGCGATGTAGCCGATCACCTGGCTTCCACAGTGCGTGATGTTGACACAGTCGCTCGAACGGGTGGTGATGAGTTCGCCATTTTATTGGACGGCATAAAGAGCAAAAAAGAAGCAGAGTTCGTTGCCCTGAAAATCATAAAATCGATGTCCGGCCCCATCAAGTTGGGCAACGGCACACATATCAAAATCGGGGCCAGTGCAGGCGTCGTCTTGAGCCCGCAAGATGGTTATCTGGCCGAACAACTAATGCTGCGCGCAGATCAGGCCATGAATGTCGCCAAGAACAACGGCAAGGGTCTGATAGGCTTTGGCAGAAACATGCAGGCTCCCTCCAAAAGGATGAACCAGCCTTTCCCGGCATCGCCATCAGGCAATCAGAACCTGGGGATTTCCATCCTGGACGAACAGCACAAAGCCATGTCCAATTTCATCCAGGGAATCATTGAGTCACTGAAGAATGGGGATCATTCAACAAAACTGCTGAAGAGAGTTGATCTTCTGGTCGAACTTTGTCGGATACATTTCAAGACAGAGGAAGACATGATGCAGCTCTATGACCTGGAATGCCTGGATGAACATCGCGCCGAACACCAGGTGCAGTTGAAAAACCTGAGATTAATATTTGGCAACCTGAATTTCAATGAAAAGGAACTGGCAAAATTGACTCACGAGGTCAATGAGTGGCTATCGGAACATATCAGGGAACGGGATGCTGAGCTTGCCGCGCAATTGATAAGCAAGGGGGTTTCCTGA
- a CDS encoding DMT family transporter yields the protein MSNARLAVLISLAMIAFAGNSLLCRVALKHTGIDAASFTAIRLISGAAMLWLIARMNRSTHSGRGNWLSAFALFAYAAGFSFAYISLPAATGALLLFGAVQATMIGYGIWAGERLAGPQLAGLVLALGGLVSLLLPGLSAPPLLGSLLMLSAGVAWGIYSLRGKGAGDPIRVTAGNFLRAVPAAAMLSLVTHGGAALDSAGFLCAVSSGALASGIGYAIWYTVLPALKATNAATVQLSVPVIAALGGIFFLGESVTLRLLLASIAILGGIALVILEKKAQLPAQTSN from the coding sequence ATGTCAAATGCACGCCTGGCAGTCCTGATATCGCTAGCCATGATTGCGTTTGCAGGCAATTCTCTGCTCTGTCGCGTCGCTTTAAAACACACCGGCATCGACGCGGCGAGTTTTACGGCAATCCGGCTGATCTCCGGAGCAGCCATGCTTTGGTTGATCGCACGCATGAATCGCAGCACACATAGCGGCAGGGGAAACTGGTTATCGGCATTTGCTTTATTTGCCTATGCGGCAGGCTTTTCTTTTGCCTATATAAGCCTTCCCGCCGCTACGGGTGCGCTATTGCTCTTCGGCGCGGTACAGGCAACGATGATCGGCTATGGCATTTGGGCGGGTGAGCGTCTCGCGGGACCACAGCTTGCAGGTCTTGTGCTTGCGCTCGGTGGGTTGGTTAGTCTGTTGCTGCCGGGTCTTTCTGCACCACCCTTGTTGGGTTCTCTATTGATGTTGAGTGCCGGGGTTGCATGGGGCATCTACTCTTTGCGCGGAAAAGGTGCGGGGGATCCCATCAGGGTCACGGCAGGGAATTTCCTGCGCGCAGTTCCTGCCGCGGCAATGCTGAGCCTTGTTACACACGGTGGCGCCGCTCTGGATAGTGCAGGATTTTTGTGCGCGGTTTCATCGGGCGCACTCGCTTCCGGAATTGGTTACGCCATTTGGTACACAGTATTACCCGCGCTGAAGGCCACGAATGCTGCAACCGTACAACTTAGTGTGCCGGTGATTGCCGCCCTGGGCGGCATCTTTTTCCTTGGCGAGTCCGTGACTCTGCGTTTGCTGTTGGCATCCATAGCCATACTGGGAGGAATTGCGCTGGTAATTCTGGAGAAGAAAGCGCAACTGCCTGCCCAAACATCTAATTGA
- a CDS encoding TDT family transporter has protein sequence MTHSTLSELATELKPHAQIERPREMIRQFTPNWFAATMGTGILALALPQVPGAGATLHAIGEGLWIFNIGLFTLFTVLYTARWMLFWHEAKRIFSHNIVSMFIGTIPMGLATIINGFLFFGLPRWGEGMVDVAQALWWIDVAMSIGCGVLIPYFMFTRQAHGIDKMTAIWLLPIVAAEVAAVSGGLLAPHLTDANAQFHTLIASYVLWAYSVPVAFAILTILFLRMALHRLPPDSMAASSWLSLGPIGTGALGLILLGADAPSIFAAQGMAGIGTIAEGFGLIAGTLLWGVGLWWLLLAVLITIRYFRAGVPFNLGWWGYTFPLGVYTVTTLKLGVVLKIAAFSTLGSLLVVVLAAMWVLVAARTIHGGWKGHLFVSPCLAIVN, from the coding sequence ATGACGCATAGCACTCTTTCTGAACTTGCAACCGAACTGAAACCGCATGCCCAAATCGAGCGCCCGCGTGAAATGATCCGGCAGTTCACCCCCAATTGGTTTGCGGCCACCATGGGCACCGGTATTCTTGCCTTGGCCTTGCCTCAAGTGCCGGGTGCAGGGGCGACGTTGCATGCCATAGGCGAAGGACTGTGGATTTTCAATATTGGCTTGTTTACATTATTCACCGTGCTGTACACCGCCCGTTGGATGCTGTTTTGGCACGAGGCCAAGCGGATATTCAGCCACAACATTGTATCGATGTTCATTGGTACCATTCCGATGGGACTGGCAACAATCATCAATGGATTCCTGTTCTTCGGCTTGCCCCGCTGGGGAGAGGGCATGGTTGATGTAGCCCAGGCGCTGTGGTGGATCGATGTCGCCATGTCGATCGGTTGCGGTGTTCTCATACCGTATTTCATGTTCACGCGGCAGGCGCATGGCATCGACAAAATGACAGCGATATGGCTGTTGCCCATTGTTGCGGCCGAGGTTGCGGCAGTGAGCGGTGGTTTGCTTGCACCGCATCTGACCGATGCAAATGCACAATTTCATACACTCATCGCCAGTTACGTACTCTGGGCTTATTCGGTCCCGGTTGCCTTTGCCATTCTCACGATACTGTTTCTGCGCATGGCCTTGCACAGACTGCCGCCCGACAGTATGGCCGCATCCAGCTGGTTGTCGCTTGGGCCGATCGGAACCGGCGCGCTCGGCCTGATACTGCTGGGTGCCGATGCGCCTTCGATTTTCGCTGCTCAAGGCATGGCCGGTATCGGCACGATTGCCGAGGGCTTCGGATTGATTGCAGGCACGCTGCTTTGGGGGGTCGGCCTATGGTGGCTGCTGCTTGCCGTCCTCATTACGATTCGCTATTTCCGCGCCGGCGTACCGTTCAATCTGGGGTGGTGGGGTTACACATTTCCGCTGGGGGTCTACACGGTTACGACACTGAAGCTGGGAGTTGTACTGAAAATTGCCGCGTTTTCCACCCTGGGATCACTTCTGGTCGTCGTTCTTGCCGCGATGTGGGTGCTTGTTGCTGCGCGCACCATTCATGGCGGTTGGAAAGGTCACCTGTTTGTTTCGCCCTGTCTCGCGATCGTCAATTAG
- a CDS encoding LysR family transcriptional regulator produces the protein MTLEQLRIFVGVAEREHMTKAAKALNVTQSAASAAIAALEARHDVVLFHRIGRRIELTEVGRVFLDEARAVLGRATSAEQVLSEFAGLKRGTLRLVASQTIVGYWLPQHLAAFRSRYPQIAVDLAIANTEQAAQSVTAGTAELGFVEGTIDDGAISHWPIAHDRLLLVGTAPVERIDNEWLRSARWIMRESGSGTRSTFEEALRIRGIDPETLDIALTLPSNEAVHTAVEEGGGVTVLSALVVARALSTGVLHALPFEFPARPFFALRHKERYRSKPADALLDLIKGNTK, from the coding sequence ATGACCCTGGAGCAGTTAAGAATTTTTGTTGGCGTAGCAGAACGTGAGCACATGACCAAAGCAGCCAAGGCGCTCAATGTGACGCAATCGGCAGCGAGTGCGGCAATCGCTGCTCTGGAAGCGCGCCATGACGTAGTGTTGTTCCATCGCATCGGGCGACGAATTGAACTGACTGAGGTGGGCCGCGTATTTCTGGACGAAGCTCGTGCGGTACTTGGTCGCGCGACAAGTGCGGAGCAGGTGCTTTCTGAGTTCGCCGGCCTGAAACGAGGCACTCTGCGCCTAGTTGCAAGCCAGACAATCGTCGGCTACTGGTTACCGCAACATCTGGCCGCCTTTCGTTCGCGTTATCCGCAGATCGCCGTCGATCTGGCCATTGCCAATACGGAACAAGCGGCGCAAAGCGTGACAGCTGGTACGGCTGAGCTCGGCTTTGTCGAGGGCACCATAGACGATGGCGCAATATCCCATTGGCCAATTGCGCACGACCGATTGCTGCTGGTCGGAACTGCCCCGGTCGAGCGCATCGATAACGAATGGCTGCGCAGTGCGCGCTGGATCATGCGCGAATCGGGATCGGGTACCCGCTCGACATTTGAAGAAGCACTGCGTATCAGGGGGATTGATCCGGAAACGCTGGATATTGCCTTGACCTTGCCATCGAATGAAGCGGTTCATACGGCTGTTGAAGAGGGTGGTGGAGTGACCGTGCTTTCCGCACTTGTGGTTGCACGCGCGTTGAGCACAGGGGTTCTTCATGCATTGCCGTTCGAATTTCCGGCTCGCCCGTTTTTTGCATTGCGCCACAAGGAACGCTATCGAAGCAAACCGGCAGACGCACTTTTGGATTTGATAAAAGGAAACACAAAATGA
- a CDS encoding bacteriohemerythrin: MYIDTDQEFEAFVWDDKYNTDIDMVDTQHHKLVDLINQLGAISTNQTSSGELGAILNELANYTVYHFDTEEKLMEHYSIDEAHRAIHIKAHQHFTSQVTQAAKILLGSADVSNRLLAPLLKYLTNWLIQHILGLDKRMTQEVLALQAGDSHDDAVRKATAFMTQSANVLMEALNEMYGKLGDKTLEVMKKNQELEAEQEALRVLNEHLEQRVKQRTTAVEQANRQLLANNAELKQLNEQLESAQTQLLQSEKMASIGQLAAGVAHEINNPVGFVNSNLGTLGKYISSMFKVIDAYAAAEAGNEARVFPEVAKIKKTVDFSYLVEDIPNLLKESQDGLARVTRIVQDLKDFSHVDESTWQHANLEQGMDSTLNVVANEIKYKAEVVREYAGIPEVECMPSQLNQVFLNLLMNAAQAIDKKGVITVRTGIGGEEVWVEVEDTGKGIAPEHINRIFDPFFTTKPVGKGTGLGLSLSYGIVQKHHGRIEVKSEVGKGTCFRVCLPVQQTPTTSLHG, encoded by the coding sequence ATGTATATAGATACTGATCAAGAGTTCGAGGCTTTCGTCTGGGACGATAAATACAACACCGACATTGACATGGTGGATACCCAGCATCACAAGTTGGTGGATCTGATCAATCAGTTAGGTGCCATCAGTACAAACCAGACGAGTTCCGGGGAATTGGGCGCTATCCTGAACGAGTTGGCCAATTACACGGTGTACCACTTCGACACCGAAGAAAAGTTGATGGAACATTACTCCATAGATGAGGCACATCGGGCTATCCATATCAAAGCGCATCAGCATTTCACCAGCCAGGTGACACAGGCAGCGAAAATTCTTCTAGGCAGCGCTGACGTTTCCAATCGACTTTTGGCGCCGTTGCTGAAATATCTGACCAATTGGCTGATCCAGCATATTCTCGGACTGGACAAGCGTATGACACAAGAAGTCCTGGCCTTGCAGGCCGGAGACAGCCACGATGATGCCGTCCGGAAAGCGACCGCTTTCATGACCCAGTCCGCGAACGTATTGATGGAAGCCTTGAACGAAATGTATGGAAAGCTCGGGGACAAGACACTGGAGGTGATGAAAAAAAATCAGGAACTGGAAGCCGAGCAGGAAGCACTGCGTGTATTGAACGAGCATCTGGAGCAGCGAGTGAAGCAACGCACGACCGCCGTAGAGCAAGCCAATCGTCAGTTGTTGGCCAATAACGCTGAGCTCAAGCAACTCAACGAGCAGCTTGAATCGGCGCAAACCCAGTTACTGCAATCTGAGAAGATGGCTTCCATCGGCCAGCTGGCTGCCGGCGTGGCTCACGAAATCAACAACCCCGTCGGGTTCGTCAATTCCAATCTGGGCACGCTGGGTAAATACATCAGCAGCATGTTCAAGGTAATCGATGCCTACGCGGCGGCGGAAGCCGGAAACGAAGCCCGTGTGTTTCCCGAAGTTGCCAAAATCAAGAAAACCGTGGATTTTTCCTACCTGGTCGAGGACATCCCCAATCTCCTGAAAGAATCGCAAGACGGCCTGGCGCGCGTCACGCGCATCGTCCAGGATCTCAAGGATTTTTCCCATGTTGACGAGAGCACTTGGCAGCACGCCAATCTTGAGCAAGGCATGGACAGTACTCTCAACGTCGTGGCGAACGAGATCAAATACAAGGCGGAGGTGGTCAGGGAATATGCGGGTATTCCGGAGGTGGAGTGCATGCCGTCGCAACTCAACCAGGTGTTCCTGAACCTGTTGATGAACGCCGCCCAGGCGATCGACAAGAAGGGCGTTATCACCGTCCGGACCGGAATTGGCGGCGAGGAAGTCTGGGTGGAAGTGGAAGACACGGGCAAAGGCATCGCGCCGGAGCATATCAACCGCATCTTTGATCCTTTTTTCACCACCAAGCCGGTAGGCAAGGGTACCGGGCTGGGCTTGTCGCTATCGTATGGCATAGTGCAGAAGCATCACGGGCGCATTGAAGTGAAGAGCGAAGTGGGCAAAGGCACCTGCTTCAGAGTGTGTTTGCCGGTGCAGCAAACGCCAACGACTTCCCTTCACGGTTGA
- a CDS encoding ATP-binding protein: MHRLLERQIRRYLDDPATLAPEFEKFIAAVDEAYISADADRLMIERSLDLMSKELTEANAELRKELTERQHTEADLKKEKEEQRVLIKKLEDAYNLMLQSEKMASIGQLAAGVAHELNNPIGFVYSNLGMLEKYVQSTFRMIELYEKAEEAIPDQEVRKLLQTAKKELDIAFLKTDLGALMEESKDGITRVKVIVQNLKDFSHVGASDEWHFSDLHKGLDSTLSIVNNEIKYKAVVIKEYGDIPEVECLASQLNQVFMNLLVNAAHAIAEKGTITLRTGRKADEVWVEISDTGQGIPAEHMQKIFDPFFTTKPVGKGTGLGLSLSYGIVQKHHGRMEVHSEVGKGTVFRVWLPIKHPL, from the coding sequence TTGCACAGGCTGCTTGAGCGCCAGATCAGGCGCTATCTGGATGATCCGGCGACGCTTGCGCCGGAGTTTGAAAAATTCATTGCTGCGGTGGACGAAGCGTACATCAGCGCAGATGCAGATCGACTGATGATCGAACGCTCCCTCGATTTGATGTCGAAGGAACTGACAGAAGCCAATGCCGAGTTGCGCAAGGAGCTGACAGAGCGCCAGCACACCGAGGCGGATTTGAAAAAGGAAAAGGAAGAACAGCGCGTCTTGATCAAGAAACTGGAAGATGCGTACAACCTCATGCTGCAATCGGAAAAAATGGCGTCGATTGGCCAGCTTGCGGCCGGCGTAGCTCACGAGTTGAACAATCCGATCGGCTTTGTATATTCCAACCTGGGCATGCTGGAAAAATACGTGCAGTCCACTTTTCGCATGATCGAGCTGTATGAAAAGGCCGAAGAGGCGATCCCCGATCAGGAAGTTCGGAAATTGCTGCAGACGGCCAAAAAGGAATTGGATATCGCATTCCTGAAAACGGACCTGGGTGCATTGATGGAGGAATCGAAGGACGGCATCACCCGTGTGAAGGTGATCGTGCAAAACCTGAAAGACTTCTCGCATGTGGGCGCTTCCGACGAATGGCATTTTTCAGACCTGCATAAAGGACTCGACAGTACCCTGAGCATTGTCAACAACGAAATCAAATATAAAGCCGTCGTGATCAAGGAGTATGGCGATATCCCGGAAGTGGAGTGTCTGGCTTCGCAACTCAATCAGGTATTCATGAACCTGCTGGTGAATGCCGCGCACGCTATCGCGGAGAAAGGGACGATCACTCTCCGCACCGGGAGAAAAGCCGACGAAGTGTGGGTGGAAATTTCCGACACGGGACAGGGTATCCCTGCCGAGCACATGCAGAAGATATTCGATCCTTTCTTTACCACCAAACCGGTCGGCAAGGGAACAGGATTGGGATTGTCGTTATCCTATGGGATCGTCCAGAAACACCATGGACGTATGGAAGTGCACAGCGAGGTCGGCAAGGGGACAGTTTTTCGTGTGTGGCTGCCGATAAAACATCCGCTGTGA